In Lysobacter firmicutimachus, one genomic interval encodes:
- a CDS encoding TonB-dependent receptor, which produces MKARKTILSASIFAALAFGPGLAMAQDTAAPAAGTDATELDAVVVTGIRASLEKSLDTKRANVTVSEAITAEDIGKFANTNVAEAMSQIPGVVLDRRFGQGERVSIDGTDPSLNLSFLDGHPVAQSIWLYGEQPNRGFDYTLLAPEILGRLEVIKSSEARLTEGSLGGTVLMHTRKPLDMDAHSIAGSISFNYNDQGGDTRPSGSVIYSWKNLDERFGVNVAVQHYEETVDRQGVEIFGYRKASEFPNQTGAAPDVDVANFVNAAWFQQTRERDSVNVNLQFKPSDELEFNLGGLYIKESFDNYNQSMYNFLTQRPGAVDRINGGGVVATGGHSNANPVFYDNNVRASEPETRGIDLTGKYQTDAWGVSGQIGHSKSENALEQWFIEPVYTGGYSWDLKRGLTFDNPAAATNPANWAGDGFMGNYGVIDTETKDTYGQVDFNVRFDSVFNNLQFGVRRGKHEEDYRQNVYGGLPVADLVTVGTIGLTDLRGFNPGSAHHVQVGRQNVIDYVNRYRGGLRPDPGSFLNNTFAVEQTNTAAYVQADFSAGAWRGNLGLRYVESKTDGQGYAYGGAPSLDNLASKLRKTSSKDDFLLPSVNVVYDTGNDLLFRFGAAKVIAWAPYNQLVGNTFLNDNTFTGTGGASDLDPYESTNYSLSAEWYFAEQSVLAASVFYKDIDNYIISLPRTERQFNSNAQTAPVFYQTRLVGMNGCTTDGFCDYSITRPQNAGKGKVKGFTLSYQQPFGETGFGLTANYTYADGEGAQGTDLPYQSRDSVAISPYYEKGPLAARVSYNWRSDYIAGGYVAGAPISSVDDYAELGASVSWTFDDRLTVALEGMNLLDSEYRQYYTIEERIAQRYHTGRRFMASFRFKF; this is translated from the coding sequence ATGAAAGCGCGCAAGACCATCTTGTCGGCCAGTATCTTCGCGGCCCTGGCCTTCGGCCCGGGCCTGGCGATGGCCCAGGACACGGCGGCTCCGGCCGCCGGCACCGACGCCACCGAGCTGGACGCCGTCGTCGTCACCGGCATCCGCGCCAGCCTGGAGAAATCGCTCGACACCAAGCGGGCCAACGTGACCGTGTCCGAGGCGATCACCGCCGAAGACATCGGCAAGTTCGCCAACACCAACGTCGCCGAAGCGATGTCGCAGATCCCCGGCGTGGTCCTGGACCGCCGCTTCGGCCAGGGCGAGCGCGTCAGCATCGACGGCACCGATCCCAGCCTCAACCTCAGCTTCCTCGACGGCCATCCGGTGGCGCAGTCGATCTGGCTGTACGGCGAGCAGCCCAACCGCGGCTTCGACTACACCTTGCTGGCGCCGGAAATCCTCGGCCGGCTGGAAGTGATCAAGTCCTCCGAAGCCCGCCTGACCGAAGGCAGCCTCGGCGGCACCGTGCTGATGCACACGCGCAAGCCGCTGGACATGGACGCCCACTCCATCGCCGGCTCGATCAGCTTCAACTACAACGACCAGGGCGGCGACACCCGCCCCAGCGGCTCGGTGATCTACAGCTGGAAGAACCTCGACGAGCGCTTCGGCGTCAACGTCGCCGTCCAGCACTACGAAGAAACCGTGGACCGCCAGGGCGTGGAAATCTTCGGCTACCGCAAGGCCAGCGAGTTCCCCAACCAGACCGGCGCCGCCCCCGACGTCGACGTGGCCAACTTCGTCAACGCCGCCTGGTTCCAGCAGACCCGCGAACGCGACAGCGTCAACGTCAACCTGCAGTTCAAGCCCAGCGACGAGCTGGAGTTCAACCTCGGCGGCTTGTACATCAAGGAAAGCTTCGACAACTACAACCAGTCGATGTACAACTTCTTGACCCAGCGACCGGGCGCGGTGGACCGCATCAACGGCGGCGGGGTCGTCGCCACCGGCGGCCACAGCAACGCCAATCCGGTGTTCTACGACAACAACGTGCGCGCCTCCGAGCCGGAGACCCGCGGCATCGACCTGACCGGCAAGTACCAGACCGACGCCTGGGGCGTGTCCGGCCAGATCGGCCACAGCAAGTCGGAGAATGCGCTGGAGCAGTGGTTCATCGAACCGGTCTACACCGGCGGCTACAGCTGGGATCTCAAGCGCGGCCTGACCTTCGACAACCCGGCGGCGGCGACCAACCCGGCCAACTGGGCCGGCGACGGCTTCATGGGCAACTACGGCGTCATCGACACCGAGACCAAGGACACCTACGGCCAGGTCGACTTCAACGTCCGCTTCGACAGCGTGTTCAACAACCTGCAGTTCGGCGTACGCCGCGGCAAGCACGAGGAAGACTACCGCCAGAACGTCTACGGCGGCCTGCCGGTCGCCGACCTGGTCACCGTCGGCACCATCGGCCTGACCGACCTGCGCGGCTTCAACCCCGGCTCGGCCCATCACGTCCAGGTCGGCCGCCAGAACGTGATCGACTACGTCAACCGCTATCGCGGCGGCCTGCGTCCGGACCCGGGCAGCTTCCTCAACAACACCTTCGCCGTCGAGCAGACCAACACCGCCGCGTACGTGCAGGCCGACTTCTCGGCCGGCGCCTGGCGCGGCAACCTCGGCCTGCGTTATGTCGAGTCCAAGACCGATGGCCAGGGCTACGCCTACGGCGGCGCGCCGAGCCTGGACAACCTCGCCTCCAAGCTGCGCAAGACCTCGAGCAAGGACGACTTCCTGCTGCCGTCGGTGAACGTGGTCTACGACACCGGCAACGACCTGCTGTTCCGCTTCGGCGCGGCCAAGGTCATCGCCTGGGCGCCGTACAACCAACTGGTCGGCAACACCTTCCTCAACGACAACACCTTCACCGGCACCGGCGGCGCATCCGACCTGGACCCCTACGAGTCGACCAACTACAGCCTGTCGGCGGAGTGGTACTTCGCCGAGCAGTCGGTGCTGGCGGCGTCGGTGTTCTACAAGGACATCGACAACTACATCATCAGCCTGCCGCGCACGGAGCGTCAGTTCAATTCCAACGCCCAGACCGCGCCGGTGTTCTACCAGACCCGCCTGGTCGGCATGAACGGCTGCACCACCGACGGTTTCTGCGATTACAGCATCACCCGTCCGCAGAACGCCGGTAAGGGCAAGGTCAAGGGCTTCACGCTCAGCTACCAGCAGCCCTTCGGCGAGACCGGCTTCGGCCTGACCGCGAACTACACCTATGCCGACGGCGAGGGCGCGCAGGGCACTGACCTGCCGTACCAGTCGCGCGACTCGGTGGCGATCAGCCCGTACTACGAGAAGGGGCCGCTGGCCGCGCGAGTGAGCTACAACTGGCGCAGCGACTACATCGCCGGCGGCTACGTGGCCGGCGCGCCGATCTCCAGCGTGGACGACTACGCCGAACTCGGCGCCAGCGTCAGCTGGACCTTCGACGACCGCCTGACCGTAGCGCTGGAAGGCATGAACCTGCTCGATTCCGAGTATCGCCAGTACTACACCATCGAAGAACGCATCGCCCAGCGGTATCACACCGGTCGCCGTTTCATGGCTTCGTTCCGCTTCAAGTTCTGA
- a CDS encoding sugar MFS transporter produces the protein MSVSNASAQPRYLGSIAIIGALFFVFGFVTWLNGPLITFAQLAFDLDEVGAFLVPMAFYLSYFFLALPSSAILRRTGMKRGMALGLLVMAIGAAVFGEFTTQRWYPGALGGLFVIGAGLAVLQTAVNPYISILGPIEGAAQRIAVMGICNKIAGILAPLVLGALVLHGMGDLAAQVAAADPATKAQLLDTFAASIHGPYLLMAGLLALLAVGVLFSPLPELRAEEVNSGPVDGGGRQSLLQYPHLWLGALCIFVYVGVEVMAGDAIGTYGQSFGLPLDKTKFFTSLTLGGMLVGYVVGLIVIPRFITQERYLSVSAVLGVLLTVGAFATRGYVSVGFVAALGFANAMMWPAIFPLGIRALGRHTEVGSAIMIMGIAGGAVIPQLYAVLKQHLDFQLVFLLLMVPCYLYILYFAQAGHRVGLRQRAAAASAAVAAPN, from the coding sequence ATGTCGGTTTCCAACGCCAGCGCTCAGCCGCGGTATCTGGGCTCGATCGCGATCATCGGCGCGCTGTTCTTCGTTTTCGGCTTCGTCACCTGGCTCAACGGGCCGCTGATCACGTTCGCCCAGTTGGCCTTCGATCTCGACGAAGTCGGCGCGTTCCTGGTGCCGATGGCGTTCTACCTGTCCTACTTCTTCCTCGCCCTGCCGTCGTCGGCGATCCTGCGCCGGACCGGTATGAAGCGCGGCATGGCCTTGGGCCTGCTGGTGATGGCGATCGGTGCGGCGGTGTTCGGCGAGTTCACCACCCAGCGCTGGTACCCCGGCGCGCTCGGCGGCCTGTTCGTGATCGGCGCCGGCCTGGCGGTGCTGCAGACCGCGGTCAATCCCTACATCAGCATCCTCGGCCCGATCGAGGGCGCGGCGCAGCGCATCGCGGTGATGGGCATCTGCAACAAGATCGCCGGCATCCTGGCGCCGCTGGTGTTGGGCGCGCTGGTCCTGCACGGCATGGGCGATCTCGCCGCACAGGTCGCGGCGGCCGATCCGGCGACCAAGGCGCAGTTGCTCGACACCTTCGCCGCCAGCATCCATGGCCCGTATCTGCTGATGGCCGGCCTGCTCGCTCTGCTCGCGGTCGGCGTGCTGTTTTCGCCGCTGCCGGAGCTGCGCGCGGAAGAGGTCAACAGCGGCCCGGTGGACGGCGGCGGACGGCAGAGCCTGCTGCAGTACCCGCACCTGTGGCTGGGCGCGCTGTGCATCTTCGTCTACGTCGGCGTGGAAGTGATGGCCGGCGACGCGATCGGCACCTACGGCCAGAGCTTCGGCCTGCCGCTGGACAAGACCAAGTTCTTCACCTCGCTGACCCTGGGCGGGATGTTGGTCGGCTATGTCGTCGGCCTGATCGTGATCCCGCGCTTCATCACCCAGGAGCGCTACCTCAGCGTGTCGGCCGTGCTCGGCGTGCTGCTGACGGTCGGCGCGTTCGCGACTCGCGGCTATGTCTCGGTCGGCTTCGTCGCCGCGCTGGGTTTCGCCAACGCGATGATGTGGCCGGCGATCTTCCCGCTCGGCATCCGCGCGCTCGGCCGCCACACCGAGGTCGGCTCGGCGATCATGATCATGGGCATCGCCGGCGGCGCGGTGATTCCGCAGCTGTACGCGGTGCTGAAGCAGCACCTGGACTTCCAGCTGGTGTTCCTGCTGCTGATGGTGCCGTGCTACCTGTACATCCTGTACTTCGCCCAGGCCGGGCACCGGGTCGGGCTGCGCCAGCGCGCGGCCGCCGCGAGCGCGGCGGTGGCGGCGCCGAACTGA
- a CDS encoding YheT family hydrolase, with the protein MTASDYAPPRWLRNAHVQSVLGSSPLRRRRAEQRLAEAGARTESHLIETAGGVRLHGLHSLVPGARSRGLVLLLHGWEGSAESNYMRLTAAQLLARGFEVFRLNFRDHGDTHHLNEGLFHSNRIDEVVEAALEIARRFPHLPLSVAGYSLGGNFALRLALRAPQAGLDLVHVASVCPVLDPAQTMDSMEAGLPVYLWYFERKWRGSLARKRALFPALHDFDDRTLGLSMRPLTQWMVERHTDYGTLDRYFDGYSIARERLAALAVPVSILMAADDPVIPLAGFRELVLPPHARLEIAPWGGHCGFLENARLDGFAERWIGDRLAAFAAA; encoded by the coding sequence CTGACCGCGTCCGACTACGCGCCGCCGCGTTGGCTCCGCAACGCGCACGTGCAGTCGGTGCTGGGGTCCAGCCCGCTGCGCCGGCGCCGCGCCGAGCAGCGCCTGGCCGAAGCCGGCGCGCGCACCGAATCGCATCTGATCGAAACCGCCGGCGGGGTGCGCCTGCACGGGCTGCACAGCCTGGTGCCCGGCGCGCGCAGCCGCGGCCTGGTGCTGCTGCTGCACGGCTGGGAGGGCAGCGCCGAGTCCAACTACATGCGCCTGACCGCGGCGCAGTTGCTGGCGCGCGGCTTCGAGGTGTTCCGGCTCAACTTCCGCGACCACGGCGATACCCATCACCTCAACGAAGGCCTGTTCCATTCCAACCGCATCGACGAGGTGGTCGAGGCGGCATTGGAGATCGCCCGGCGTTTTCCGCACTTGCCGCTGTCGGTGGCGGGCTATTCGCTCGGCGGCAACTTCGCCCTGCGCCTGGCGTTGCGCGCGCCGCAGGCCGGCCTCGACCTGGTCCACGTCGCCTCGGTCTGCCCGGTGCTGGACCCGGCTCAAACCATGGATTCGATGGAAGCCGGGCTGCCGGTGTACCTGTGGTACTTCGAACGCAAATGGCGCGGCTCGCTGGCGCGCAAGCGCGCGCTGTTCCCGGCCCTGCACGACTTCGACGACCGCACGCTCGGCCTGAGCATGCGCCCGCTGACCCAGTGGATGGTCGAGCGGCATACCGATTACGGCACCCTGGACCGGTATTTCGACGGCTATTCGATCGCCCGCGAGCGCCTGGCCGCGCTGGCGGTGCCGGTCAGCATCCTGATGGCGGCCGACGACCCGGTGATTCCGCTGGCCGGCTTCCGCGAGCTGGTGCTGCCGCCGCACGCGCGGCTGGAGATCGCGCCCTGGGGCGGGCACTGCGGCTTCCTCGAGAACGCCCGCCTGGACGGTTTCGCCGAGCGTTGGATCGGCGACCGCCTGGCCGCGTTCGCCGCGGCCTGA
- a CDS encoding EAL domain-containing response regulator, whose product MSLSALSVLVVEDHGFQRRMALRLLAELGIARLHEAGDGVSALRLLRALPQAPDVVVVDLDMPGMDGIEFIDHLAHEHLARSVLVASALDAALLHTVQTMARACGLHVLEAVPKPLTRAKLAQALAGLDQAVAADADEDPGEISPDSARAALDSGDIQPWFQPQVELGNGRVIGVEALARWRRGDGRVVMPQHFMPVLEELQLLDTLTERILAGACTWKRQWERQGLRLKLSVNVPATALDDAGAADRYQRIVRAAGVEPGEVVLELTESSLIADAARGLGVLARLRLKGFGLSIDDFGTGWSSLSQLSQVPFTELKIDQEFVAGAAHQPRQRAVVEASLDLARKLGLDAVAEGVETVEDWQMLADLGCAIAQGRLIGDAVPGGELPALLGRWRRPEH is encoded by the coding sequence ATGTCGCTATCGGCCTTGAGCGTACTGGTAGTCGAAGACCACGGCTTCCAGCGCCGCATGGCCCTGCGCCTGCTGGCCGAACTGGGCATCGCCCGCCTGCACGAAGCCGGCGACGGGGTCTCCGCACTGCGTCTGCTGCGCGCGTTGCCGCAAGCGCCCGATGTGGTCGTGGTCGATCTCGACATGCCCGGCATGGACGGCATCGAATTCATCGACCACCTCGCCCATGAGCACCTGGCGCGCTCGGTGCTGGTCGCCAGCGCGCTCGACGCGGCGTTGCTGCATACCGTGCAGACCATGGCCCGCGCCTGCGGCCTGCACGTGCTGGAAGCGGTGCCCAAGCCGCTGACCCGGGCCAAGCTGGCCCAGGCCCTGGCCGGCCTGGACCAAGCCGTCGCCGCCGACGCCGACGAGGACCCCGGCGAGATCAGCCCCGACAGCGCGCGCGCCGCGCTCGATAGCGGCGACATCCAGCCCTGGTTCCAGCCCCAGGTCGAGCTCGGCAACGGCCGCGTGATCGGCGTCGAGGCGCTGGCGCGCTGGCGCCGCGGCGACGGCCGCGTGGTCATGCCGCAGCACTTCATGCCGGTGCTGGAAGAACTGCAGTTGCTCGACACCCTGACCGAACGCATCCTCGCCGGCGCCTGCACCTGGAAACGGCAGTGGGAACGCCAGGGCCTGCGCCTGAAGCTGTCGGTCAACGTGCCGGCGACCGCGCTCGACGACGCCGGCGCGGCCGACCGCTACCAGCGCATCGTCCGCGCGGCCGGCGTCGAGCCCGGCGAAGTGGTGCTGGAGCTGACCGAGAGCTCGCTGATCGCCGATGCCGCGCGCGGCCTGGGCGTGCTGGCGCGGTTGCGGCTGAAGGGCTTCGGCCTGTCGATCGACGACTTCGGCACCGGCTGGTCGTCGCTGTCGCAGCTGTCGCAGGTGCCGTTCACCGAACTCAAGATCGATCAGGAATTCGTCGCCGGCGCCGCCCACCAGCCGCGCCAGCGCGCGGTGGTCGAGGCCAGCCTGGACCTGGCGCGCAAGCTCGGCCTGGACGCGGTCGCCGAGGGCGTGGAAACGGTCGAGGACTGGCAGATGCTGGCTGACCTGGGCTGCGCCATCGCCCAGGGCCGGCTGATCGGCGACGCCGTGCCCGGCGGGGAATTGCCGGCCCTGCTCGGCCGTTGGCGCCGGCCCGAGCATTGA
- a CDS encoding family 20 glycosylhydrolase, with product MKTRTAWTRTAATALSLALAACTGADPKTPAATKPDAAAPADAAAATAAHPSALIPRPAQMVPGQGRFVLGPQTRLSVAAGDAAARTVAEDFAARLQRARGFAPAIDAAAQPAAGAVSFAIDPAAPAGEEAYALDIRADGVRVRARAAAGLFYGAVSLWQLATAAPGQGPTAIAAQRIEDAPRFAWRGLMLDVARHFRSVEEVKSIIDQMALHKLNTFHWHLTDDQGWRIQIQRYPRLTEVGGCRIPAGAAGRGEDGTPRPYCGFYTQAQIREVVAYAAARHIAVVPEIEMPGHAQAAIAAYPELGVRDVLKQAPPVSPDWGVHTYLYGVDEPTFEFLQNVLDEVAGLFPSKYIHIGGDEAAKDQWIASPAVQAKIRALGLKDEMALQSWFVGRIGKHLETRQRVLVGWDEILEGGKLPASATVMSWRGTAGAVEAAREGHDVILSPDRKLYLDYAQSDRDDEPSGRYPVSTLQDFYGFEVIPQELQGEQAKRVIGAQANLWSEHKRGFDRVELALYPRLDALAEVVWSPQAGRDWNDFQRRLVPQLARYRAQKVGASDAAYAVKFELAGEPGAAPQIRLSNQTGFGQIRYRTDGREPDASSPVYAAPLPAKAPLDLVATTFFDTQPVSAPRRYRIADAAEFGALGSAALTPCREGYNLRVEDDAARDGRGDGERAALTVNLIDPCWIYPNAALDGVGQIEVRVGQLPYNFQLWHDTKNIVTRKAELGGALEVRLDDCKSEPVARLPLAPARGSAGISELRAPLPKLSGRHNLCLVFASGSHDPLWALDRVLLRPGG from the coding sequence ATGAAGACACGCACTGCCTGGACCCGCACCGCCGCCACCGCGCTGAGCCTGGCGCTGGCCGCCTGCACCGGTGCCGATCCGAAAACGCCCGCCGCGACCAAGCCCGATGCCGCGGCGCCGGCCGACGCGGCGGCCGCCACCGCCGCGCATCCCAGCGCGCTGATTCCGCGGCCGGCGCAGATGGTGCCGGGCCAGGGCCGCTTCGTGCTCGGCCCGCAGACCCGGCTCAGCGTCGCCGCCGGCGACGCGGCCGCGCGCACGGTGGCCGAAGACTTCGCCGCGCGCTTGCAGCGCGCGCGCGGCTTCGCTCCGGCGATCGACGCCGCCGCCCAGCCCGCCGCCGGCGCGGTGTCGTTCGCCATCGATCCGGCCGCGCCGGCCGGCGAGGAGGCGTATGCGCTGGACATCCGCGCCGACGGCGTGCGGGTGCGCGCGCGCGCCGCCGCCGGCCTGTTCTACGGCGCGGTCAGTCTGTGGCAATTGGCCACCGCGGCCCCCGGCCAGGGTCCGACCGCGATCGCCGCGCAACGCATCGAGGATGCGCCGCGCTTCGCCTGGCGCGGGCTGATGCTCGACGTCGCGCGCCATTTCCGCAGCGTCGAGGAGGTCAAGTCGATCATCGACCAGATGGCGCTGCACAAGCTCAACACCTTCCACTGGCACCTCACCGACGACCAGGGCTGGCGGATCCAGATCCAGCGCTACCCGCGCCTGACCGAAGTCGGCGGCTGCCGCATTCCCGCCGGCGCCGCCGGCCGCGGCGAGGACGGCACGCCGCGGCCGTACTGCGGTTTCTACACCCAGGCGCAGATCCGCGAGGTGGTCGCCTACGCCGCCGCGCGCCACATCGCCGTAGTGCCGGAGATCGAAATGCCCGGCCACGCGCAGGCGGCGATCGCCGCCTATCCCGAACTCGGCGTGCGCGACGTGTTGAAGCAGGCGCCGCCGGTATCGCCGGACTGGGGCGTGCACACCTATCTGTACGGGGTCGACGAACCGACCTTCGAGTTCCTGCAGAACGTGCTCGACGAAGTCGCAGGACTGTTTCCGTCCAAGTACATCCACATCGGCGGCGACGAAGCGGCCAAGGACCAGTGGATCGCCTCGCCCGCGGTGCAGGCCAAGATCCGAGCGCTGGGGCTGAAGGACGAGATGGCGCTGCAGAGCTGGTTCGTCGGCCGGATCGGCAAGCACCTGGAGACGCGCCAGCGCGTGCTGGTCGGCTGGGACGAGATCCTGGAAGGCGGCAAGCTGCCGGCGAGCGCGACGGTGATGTCCTGGCGCGGCACCGCAGGCGCGGTCGAAGCCGCGCGCGAAGGCCACGACGTGATCCTGTCGCCGGACCGCAAGCTGTATCTCGATTACGCGCAGAGCGATCGCGACGACGAGCCCAGCGGCCGCTATCCGGTCAGCACGCTGCAGGATTTCTACGGCTTCGAGGTGATTCCGCAGGAGCTCCAGGGCGAACAGGCCAAGCGCGTGATCGGCGCCCAGGCCAATCTGTGGAGCGAGCACAAGCGCGGCTTCGACCGGGTCGAGCTGGCGCTGTATCCGCGCCTGGACGCGTTGGCCGAAGTCGTGTGGTCGCCGCAGGCCGGCCGCGACTGGAACGATTTCCAGCGCCGCCTGGTGCCGCAGTTGGCGCGCTATCGGGCGCAGAAGGTCGGCGCCAGCGACGCCGCCTATGCGGTCAAGTTCGAACTCGCCGGCGAACCCGGCGCGGCGCCGCAGATCCGCCTGTCCAACCAGACCGGCTTCGGCCAGATCCGCTACCGCACCGACGGACGCGAGCCGGACGCGAGTTCGCCGGTCTATGCCGCGCCGCTGCCGGCCAAGGCGCCGCTGGATCTGGTCGCGACCACGTTCTTCGACACGCAGCCGGTATCGGCGCCGCGCCGCTACCGGATCGCCGACGCGGCCGAATTCGGCGCGCTCGGCAGCGCCGCGCTGACGCCCTGCCGCGAGGGCTACAACCTGCGCGTGGAGGACGATGCCGCGCGCGACGGCCGCGGCGACGGCGAGCGCGCTGCGTTGACCGTCAACCTGATCGACCCGTGCTGGATCTATCCCAACGCCGCGCTGGACGGGGTCGGCCAGATCGAGGTCCGGGTCGGCCAACTGCCCTACAACTTCCAGCTCTGGCACGACACCAAGAACATCGTGACCCGCAAGGCCGAACTCGGCGGCGCGTTGGAAGTGCGGCTGGACGACTGCAAGAGCGAACCGGTGGCGCGCCTGCCGCTGGCGCCGGCGCGCGGTTCGGCCGGCATCAGCGAGCTGCGGGCGCCGCTGCCCAAGCTCAGCGGCCGCCACAACCTGTGCCTGGTCTTCGCCAGCGGCAGCCACGACCCGTTGTGGGCGCTGGACCGGGTGCTGCTGCGACCGGGCGGCTGA
- a CDS encoding glucokinase, with amino-acid sequence MTAPARLNPAATQFIAADVGGTHTRVGLVRPGNGAESAVAVLAHRKYVCADYPSLAAILAEFIAGNGVGIDRLVIACAGVVLDDQVINSNLPWRISLSELRRELGLREVLFINDFQANANAAQCMAPGDSTLLTPGVSESAPGPTLVIGPGTGLGAAVRIPHGRGTVILPTEAGHTAFAPGNAREVDMLRLAQQRGQTHVPTEYFVSGPGLVNLYSALCTLNGVEPSLRAPAAITEAARRGEALAREAVLTFCALLGSVIGDLATIAGAKSVFIAGGILPQLKDFLPDSEFHARMLDKGAMRPVMERVPVRLIENERLGVIGAASWYLEHGQYESGDNGSDAGANAPNASGRQQQTQ; translated from the coding sequence ATGACCGCTCCCGCCCGGCTGAACCCGGCCGCGACCCAGTTCATCGCCGCCGACGTCGGCGGCACCCATACCCGGGTCGGCCTGGTCCGTCCCGGCAACGGCGCCGAATCGGCCGTGGCCGTGCTCGCGCATCGCAAGTACGTGTGCGCCGACTACCCCAGCCTGGCCGCGATCCTGGCCGAGTTCATCGCCGGCAACGGCGTCGGCATCGACCGCCTGGTGATCGCCTGCGCCGGCGTGGTGCTGGACGACCAGGTCATCAATTCCAATCTGCCGTGGCGGATCTCGCTGTCCGAGCTGCGGCGCGAACTGGGCCTGCGCGAGGTCCTGTTCATCAACGATTTCCAGGCCAACGCCAACGCCGCCCAGTGCATGGCGCCGGGCGACTCGACCCTGCTCACGCCCGGCGTCAGCGAATCGGCGCCGGGCCCGACCCTGGTGATCGGCCCCGGCACCGGCCTGGGCGCGGCGGTGCGCATCCCGCACGGCCGCGGCACCGTGATCCTGCCGACCGAAGCCGGCCACACCGCGTTCGCGCCCGGCAACGCGCGCGAAGTCGACATGCTGCGCCTGGCCCAGCAACGCGGCCAGACCCACGTGCCGACCGAATATTTCGTCTCCGGCCCGGGCCTGGTGAATCTGTACAGCGCGCTGTGCACGCTCAACGGCGTCGAGCCCTCGCTGCGCGCGCCGGCGGCGATCACCGAAGCGGCGCGGCGCGGCGAAGCGCTGGCGCGCGAAGCGGTGCTGACCTTCTGCGCCCTGCTCGGCAGCGTGATCGGCGACCTGGCGACGATCGCCGGCGCCAAGTCGGTGTTCATCGCCGGCGGCATCCTGCCGCAGCTCAAGGACTTCCTCCCCGACAGCGAATTCCACGCCCGCATGCTCGACAAGGGCGCGATGCGCCCGGTGATGGAGCGCGTGCCGGTGCGCTTGATCGAGAACGAACGGCTCGGCGTGATCGGCGCGGCGAGCTGGTACCTGGAACACGGTCAGTACGAATCCGGCGACAACGGTTCCGACGCCGGCGCGAACGCGCCGAACGCGTCGGGCCGGCAACAGCAAACGCAGTAG
- a CDS encoding lysophospholipid acyltransferase family protein, producing MNAPPPHAGALAPSGAPTARALRYLIRVPLLLWHVLVHLPLVLLLSSPLTGRLRIGAESLEHRLIRAWSAGLMRIFGFQLRRIGTPLPGATLFVANHVSWVDIEILHSQRMMGFVAKREIAGWPVVGWLAARGETIFHRRGSTESLGGVLHEMLSRLRAGRSVGVFPEGGTRGGREIGPFHARIFLAAVEAGVPVQPVALRYGEGGSAQTVVAFQDKESFFANFLRLLGEPGRLAEIHFLTPIGPGEADGRRRIAELARQRILEAMAG from the coding sequence ATGAATGCGCCGCCTCCCCACGCCGGCGCGCTCGCGCCCTCCGGGGCGCCGACCGCGCGCGCGCTGCGTTACCTGATCCGTGTGCCCCTGCTGCTGTGGCATGTGCTCGTCCACCTGCCGCTGGTGCTGCTGTTGTCCTCGCCGCTGACCGGGCGCCTCCGGATCGGCGCTGAAAGCCTGGAGCACCGCCTGATCCGGGCCTGGTCGGCCGGGCTGATGCGGATCTTCGGCTTCCAGCTGCGCCGCATCGGCACCCCGCTGCCGGGCGCGACCTTGTTCGTGGCCAACCACGTCAGCTGGGTCGACATCGAGATCCTGCACAGCCAGCGCATGATGGGCTTCGTCGCCAAGCGCGAGATCGCCGGCTGGCCGGTGGTCGGCTGGCTGGCCGCGCGCGGCGAGACCATCTTCCATCGCCGCGGCAGCACCGAATCGCTGGGCGGGGTGCTGCACGAGATGCTGTCGCGCCTGCGCGCGGGGCGCTCGGTCGGCGTGTTCCCCGAAGGCGGCACCCGCGGCGGCCGCGAGATCGGCCCGTTCCATGCCCGCATCTTCCTGGCCGCGGTCGAGGCCGGGGTGCCGGTGCAGCCGGTGGCGCTGCGCTACGGCGAGGGCGGCAGCGCCCAGACCGTGGTCGCGTTCCAGGACAAGGAAAGCTTCTTCGCCAATTTCCTGCGCCTGCTCGGCGAACCCGGCCGGCTGGCCGAGATCCATTTCCTGACTCCGATCGGCCCGGGCGAGGCCGACGGGCGCCGCCGCATCGCCGAACTGGCGCGGCAGCGCATCCTCGAGGCGATGGCGGGCTGA